The following coding sequences are from one Devosia yakushimensis window:
- a CDS encoding ABC transporter ATP-binding protein → MIRLNDLKISYRIGNRTIDAVDGVTLTIPDNCVVGIAGESGSGKSTLMKAIYGDIQSPMYLSRGSIDYGLKGADGKPLTTENVRKEWFKSISYVPQSSMNSLNPVIRIRDQFIDFPGTDSNKKRVLERARAYIGKLGLPPEAMDSYPHQLSGGMRQRVMIALATFFQPELIIADEPTTALDVVVQKEILMLLMELQEQMGNTILVVSHDMGVHYQVTHKMMIMYAGRVVEYGDTESVFADPQHAYTKMLIDSLPTIGDDSLRGVMASAAGAGGDRAYRVEPVLVEVKPNHFVAQPQNAGAAA, encoded by the coding sequence ATGATCCGCCTCAACGATCTCAAGATCAGCTATCGCATCGGCAACCGGACCATCGATGCCGTCGATGGAGTGACGCTGACGATTCCCGACAATTGCGTTGTCGGCATTGCCGGGGAATCCGGGTCTGGCAAATCGACGCTGATGAAGGCCATCTATGGCGATATTCAATCGCCCATGTATCTGTCGCGCGGCAGTATCGACTATGGCCTCAAGGGCGCCGACGGCAAGCCGCTGACCACGGAGAATGTGCGCAAGGAATGGTTCAAATCCATTTCCTACGTGCCGCAGAGCTCGATGAACTCGCTCAACCCGGTGATCCGCATCCGCGACCAGTTCATCGACTTCCCCGGGACCGACAGCAACAAGAAGCGCGTGCTGGAGCGGGCGCGGGCCTATATCGGCAAACTCGGACTGCCGCCCGAGGCCATGGATTCCTACCCCCATCAGCTCTCGGGCGGCATGCGCCAGCGCGTCATGATCGCGCTCGCCACTTTTTTCCAGCCCGAGCTGATCATTGCCGACGAGCCGACCACCGCGCTCGATGTGGTGGTGCAGAAGGAAATCCTGATGCTGCTGATGGAATTGCAGGAGCAGATGGGCAACACCATCCTGGTGGTCTCCCACGACATGGGCGTGCACTACCAGGTCACCCACAAGATGATGATCATGTATGCAGGCCGGGTGGTGGAATATGGCGATACCGAAAGCGTCTTCGCCGATCCCCAGCACGCCTATACCAAGATGCTGATCGATAGCCTGCCCACCATTGGTGACGACAGCCTGCGCGGCGTGATGGCAAGTGCCGCCGGAGCCGGCGGGGACCGCGCCTATCGGGTGGAGCCGGTATTGGTGGAGGTCAAGCCCAACCATTTCGTCGCGCAGCCCCAGAACGCGGGAGCCGCCGCATGA